Genomic DNA from Candidatus Binatia bacterium:
GACAAAGTGTCCGGCTCCCTGGACGACGTATTTTTCGAGTCCTGCGGGGAACAGCGCTTCCATTCCTTCGAGTAGATAGCTTCCCATACAGCCATCCTCCGCCCCGTGGATCACGAGTGTGGGCACACACACGGGAGCCATGCTCAAAGTCGTTTGGATTTCCGCTAGTGCAGGGTCTTGCCGGGAAGGATCTAGCGTGCAGCGATAGTAGGCGAGGGCGGCTTCGAGAACCCCGTCGTGGCGAAACGTTTGCTTGACGCTTTCCAAGACTTCTCCGGGAAAGTCCCAGTTCGGTGACCAATCGCGCCACAAGCGCTCAATGAATTCAAAGTCGTTGTGTCGTACGGCTGCCTCCGCGAATGGGGTTTGAAAGAAGAACATGTACCAAGAACGTCGGAGCTGCTCGTAATCAGAGAGGAAGGCCTGTAACACGGCTGGCCCGTGTGGCACCGCGATTGTCACCAGACGGCGGACGCGTTGCGGCTCCAAGATTGCAGCCCCATACCCTCCGATCGCGCCCCAATCGTGTCCGATAACATCAGCACTTTCGTACCCGAGGGCTGAGATGTGCGCCAACAAGTCGCGGGCAAGGACTGCACTTTGATACCGCCCGTCAGGAGATGCGCTTGTCGGGAAGTAACCGCGCTGGAACGGGGCCACTACGTGGTACCCAAGCTCCGCAAAGTAGGGGAGTTGGTGTCGAAACGT
This window encodes:
- a CDS encoding alpha/beta hydrolase produces the protein MGAFIRERMVPVGELSVGLLEAGEPGKLLLCLHGFPDNAWTFRHQLPYFAELGYHVVAPFQRGYFPTSASPDGRYQSAVLARDLLAHISALGYESADVIGHDWGAIGGYGAAILEPQRVRRLVTIAVPHGPAVLQAFLSDYEQLRRSWYMFFFQTPFAEAAVRHNDFEFIERLWRDWSPNWDFPGEVLESVKQTFRHDGVLEAALAYYRCTLDPSRQDPALAEIQTTLSMAPVCVPTLVIHGAEDGCMGSYLLEGMEALFPAGLEKYVVQGAGHFVHQEKPEAVNQRIARFLA